A single window of Arcobacter sp. F155 DNA harbors:
- a CDS encoding cbb3-type cytochrome c oxidase subunit I yields the protein ILPSWGSAINMLLTMKGEWQQLQSNTLIKFMVLASTFYMLSTIEGPIQSIKSVNAIAHFTDWIPGHVHDGVLGWVVFMIMAALYHMAPRMYGREIYSKSLMDTQFWLQTTGIVLYFTSMWIAGITQGMMWRAYDEYGSLVYSFIDTVTVLQPYYTIRAVGGLMYLIGFFMFAYNMYKTATAGRVLDKEPVNATPVAA from the coding sequence TAATTTTACCATCATGGGGATCAGCAATTAATATGCTTTTAACAATGAAGGGTGAATGGCAACAATTACAATCAAATACTCTGATTAAGTTCATGGTTTTAGCATCAACATTCTATATGTTATCTACAATCGAAGGACCAATTCAGTCTATTAAATCTGTAAATGCAATTGCACACTTTACTGATTGGATTCCAGGTCACGTACACGATGGTGTTTTAGGATGGGTTGTATTTATGATTATGGCAGCACTATACCACATGGCACCAAGAATGTATGGAAGAGAGATTTACTCTAAGTCGTTAATGGATACACAATTCTGGTTACAAACAACTGGTATTGTATTATACTTTACTTCAATGTGGATTGCAGGTATTACACAAGGTATGATGTGGAGAGCATATGATGAATATGGTTCATTAGTATACTCATTCATTGATACTGTAACTGTATTACAACCATACTACACAATTAGAGCAGTTGGTGGATTAATGTATCTAATCGGATTCTTTATGTTTGCATATAACATGTACAAAACTGCAACAGCAGGAAGAGTACTTGATAAAGAACCAGTAAATGCTACACCAGTAGCAGCTTAA